One Triticum dicoccoides isolate Atlit2015 ecotype Zavitan chromosome 5B, WEW_v2.0, whole genome shotgun sequence genomic window carries:
- the LOC119312132 gene encoding probable aldehyde oxidase 2: protein MGSLGKDAAGERVVLAVNGVRREAAGVDPSTTLLEFLRTRTPVRGPKLGCGEGGCGACVVLISKYDPATDEVTEFSASSCLTLVGSLNHCSVTTSEGIGNTRDGYHPVQQRLAGFHASQCGFCTPGMCMSIFSALVKADKPGAAGEPAPPPGFSKLTSCEAEHAVSGNLCRCTGYRPIVDACKSFAADVDLEDLGLNSFWKKGTDRADVGKLPEYTSGAVCTFPEFLKSEIKASVDQQTNNVPAAIASEDGWYHPRSIQELHSLFDSNWFDGNSVKIVASNTGAGVYKDQDLYEKYIDIKGIPELSVIDRSSKGVEIGAAVSISKAIEVFSDGTPVFRKIAGHLSKVASPFVRNTATIGGNVIMAQRLQFPSDIATVLLSAGSTVTIQTASKMLCLTLEEFLEQPPCDAKTILLSIFVPDWGSDNVIFETSRAAPRPFGNAVSYVNSAFLARTSGDAATGELIVDEICLAFGAYGVDHAARARKVEEFLKGKSMSASVILEAVRLLKDVISPSEGTTHPEYRVSLAVSFLFSFLSSLATDLDEPAKAITPNGLSTNGTMNGNGASSLEKQSKVASNDLPIRSRQELVFTEEYKPVGKPSTKAGAELQASGEAVYVDDIPAPKDCLYGAFIYSRHPHAHIKGVNFKSSLASKKVITVISAKDIPAGGRNIGSSFPGLGDEPLFGDPVSEFAGQNIGVVIAETQKYAYMAAKQAVIEYSTENLEPPILTIEDAIQHDSYFHPPPFLAPKPVGDFEQGMSEADHKILSGEVKLESQYYFYMETQTALAVPDEDNCITVYASTQIPEVTQNVVADCLGIPYHNVRIITRRVGGGFGGKAMKGCHVACACAVAAFKLRRPVRMYLDRKTDMIMAGGRHPMKVKYSVGFKSDGTLTALHLGLGINAGISPDVSPALPSAIVGALKKYNWGALALDVKVCKTNVSSKSAMRGPGDVQGCFIAEAIIEHVASALAADTNTVRRKNLHGFESLTKFYGDAAGEASTYSLVEIFDKLASSPEYRTRAAAVERFNGGSRWKKRGISCVPITYEVRLRPTPGKVSILNDGSIAVEVGGVEIGQGLYTKVKQMTAYGLAELCSDADELLDKVRVIQADTLSMIQGGFTGGSTTSETSCEAVRLSCATLVERLKPIKESLESKSDKPAPWKALITQATMASVNLSAQAYWTPDPAFVKYINYGAAVSEVEIDVLTGATTILRSDLVYDCGQSLNPAVDLGQVEGAFVQGVGFFTNEEYTTNADGLVVNDGTWTYKIPTVDTIPKQLNVELLTSARDKKRVLSSKASGEPPLLMAASVHCAMREAIRAARKDFSASSPLTFQMDVPATMADVKELCGLDVVERHLQSLSSAAAAGPNAGVKA, encoded by the exons ATGGGCTCGTTGGGGAAGGATGCGGCGGGGGAGCGGGTGGTGCTGGCGGTGAACGGCGTGCGGCGCGAGGCGGCCGGCGTCGACCCGTCGACGACGCTGCTGGAGTTCCTCCGCACGCGCACGCCCGTCCGGGGGCCCAAGCTCGGCTGCGGCGAAG GTGGGTGCGGCGCATGCGTGGTGCTCATCTCCAAGTACGACCCGGCCACCGACGAGGTGACCGAGTTCTCCGCGAGCTCCTGTCTGACGCTCGTAGGCAGCCTCAACCACTGCTCGGTCACCACCAGCGAGGGCATCGGCAACACCCGCGATGGCTACCACCCCGTCCAGCAGCGCCTCGCCGGCTTCCATGCCTCCCAGTGCGGCTTCTGCACCCCCGGCATGTGCATGTCCATCTTCTCCGCCCTCGTCAAGGCCGACAAGCCCGGCGCCGCCGGCGAGCCCGCCCCACCGCCGGGGTTCTCCAAGCTCACGTCGTGCGAGGCGGAGCACGCAGTCTCCGGCAACCTCTGCCGATGCACGGGCTACAGGCCCATCGTTGACGCCTGCAAGAGCTTCGCCGCCGACGTCGACCTCGAAGACCTCGGGCTCAACTCCTTCTGGAAGAAGGGCACCGACCGCGCCGACGTCGGCAAGCTGCCGGAATACACCAGCGGCGCCGTCTGCACCTTCCCGGAGTTCCTCAAGTCTGAGATCAAGGCCTCCGTTGATCAGCAGACGAACAATGTGCCGGCGGCGATAGCCAGCGAAGATGGCTGGTACCATCCCAGGAGCATCCAGGAGCTCCATAGCCTCTTCGACTCCAACTGGTTCGACGGAAATTCAGTCAAGATCGTGGCGTCAAACACCGGCGCCGGAGTGTACAAGGATCAAGACCTCTATGAAAAGTACATCGACATCAAAGGGATCCCGGAGCTCTCCGTCATCGACAGGAGCAGCAAGGGGGTGGAGATCGGGGCAGCCGTGTCCATCTCCAAAGCCATCGAGGTCTTCTCCGATGGCACTCCGGTCTTCAGAAAGATCGCCGGTCACCTCAGCAAGGTGGCCTCGCCGTTCGTCCGGaacacggcgaccatcggcgggaaTGTGATCATGGCGCAGCGGCTGCAGTTCCCATCCGACATCGCCACCGTTCTTCTCTCTGCCGGCTCCACGGTCACCATCCAAACGGCTTCCAAAATGCTGTGCCTGACGTTGGAGGAATTTCTGGAGCAGCCTCCCTGTGATGCCAAGACCATACTGCTCAGCATATTTGTCCCTGACTGGGGTTCAGACAATGTCATCTTCGAGACATCTCGTGCAGCCCCCAGACCATTCGGCAATGCTGTGTCCTATGTGAATTCTGCATTCCTGGCAAGGACTTCAGGGGATGCAGCAACAGGGGAGCTCATCGTCGACGAAATCTGCCTCGCGTTCGGCGCCTACGGTGTCGATCACGCGGCACGGGCTCGGAAGGTGGAGGAATTCTTGAAGGGGAAATCAATGAGTGCATCTGTGATACTTGAAGCGGTTCGGTTGCTGAAAGATGTTATCTCGCCGTCAGAAGGCACCACACACCCTGAGTACAGAGTCAGCCTGGCTGTCAGTTTCTTGTTCAGTTTCCTGTCTTCACTTGCTACCGACCTGGATGAACCGGCGAAGGCTATTACTCCCAATGGTTTATCTACTAATGGAACCATGAATGGAAATGGCGCATCCTCGCTAGAAAAGCAAAGTAAGGTTGCCAGCAATGATTTGCCGATCCGCTCAAGGCAGGAACTGGTTTTCACCGAAGAATATAAACCTGTCGGCAAGCCATCCACAAAAGCGGGGGCCGAGCTACAAGCTTCTG GGGAGGCTGTGTATGTTGATGACATCCCTGCTCCCAAGGATTGCCTCTACGGAGCATTTATCTACAGCAGACACCCTCATGCCCATATCAAAGGCGTCAACTTCAAATCATCTCTGGCTTCAAAAAAGGTCATCACCGTTATCTCCGCAAAGGACATTCCTGCCGGTGGAAGGAATATTGGATCCAGCTTCCCGGGGCTAGGAGATGAACCGCTATTCGGTGATCCGGTTTCTGAATTTGCCGGTCAAAATATTGGCGTTGTG ATTGCTGAAACACAGAAGTATGCCTATATGGCGGCGAAGCAAGCCGTTATCGAGTATAGCACCGAGAACCTTGAGCCGCCCATTCTGACAATAGAGGATGCCATCCAACATGACAGCTACTTCCATCCTCCCCCGTTTTTGGCTCCTAAGCCAGTTGGGGATTTCGAGCAAGGGATGTCTGAAGCTGATCACAAGATCTTATCAGGAGAG GTGAAACTTGAATCACAGTACTACTTCTACATGGAGACTCAGACCGCATTGGCCGTCCCCGACGAAGATAACTGCATCACCGTCTATGCCTCGACTCAGATACCTGAGGTCACGCAGAATGTCGTCGCGGACTGCCTCGGCATTCCGTACCACAATGTTCGCATCATCACAAGAAGAGTTGGCGGCGGCTTCGGTGGGAAGGCAATGAAAGGATGCCAT GTGGCATGTGCGTGTGCAGTTGCAGCGTTCAAGCTGCGGCGCCCTGTCCGGATGTACCTCGACCGCAAGACGGACATGATCATGGCGGGAGGGCGGCACCCGATGAAGGTGAAGTACTCCGTCGGGTTCAAGTCGGACGGCACACTCACGGCGCTGCACCTCGGCCTCGGGATCAACGCCGGGATATCGCCGGATGTGAGCCCGGCGCTCCCGTCAGCCATCGTCGGTGCTCTGAAGAAGTACAACTGGGGCGCCCTGGCCTTGGACGTCAAGGTGTGCAAGACGAACGTCTCGTCCAAGTCAGCCATGCGCGGCCCCGGCGACGTGCAGGGCTGCTTCATCGCGGAGGCCATCATCGAGCACGTCGCGTCGGCGCTCGCGGCCGACACCAACACCGTCCGGAGGAAGAACCTCCACGGCTTCGAGAGCCTCACGAAGTTCTACGGCGACGCCGCCGGCGAGGCCTCGACGTACAGCCTCGTTGAAATCTTCGACAAGCTGGCCTCGTCGCCGGAGTATCGGACCAGGGCGGCCGCGGTGGAGCGGTTCAACGGAGGGAGCAGGTGGAAGAAGCGGGGCATCTCGTGCGTGCCCATCACGTACGAGGTGAGGCTCCGTCCGACGCCCGGGAAGGTGTCCATCCTGAACGATGGGTCCATCGCCGTCGAGGTCGGCGGCGTGGAGATCGGGCAGGGGTTATATACCAAGGTGAAGCAGATGACGGCGTACGGGCTGGCTGAACTCTGCTCCGACGCCGACGAGCTCCTCGACAAGGTGCGTGTTATCCAGGCCGACACGTTGAGCATGATCCAAGGCGGCTTCACCGGCGGGAGCACCACCTCCGAGACCAGCTGCGAGGCGGTCCGGCTGTCGTGCGCCACGCTTGTGGAGCGGCTCAAGCCCATCAAGGAGAGCCTCGAGTCCAAGTCCGACAAGCCTGCGCCATGGAAGGCCTTGATTACCCAGGCGACCATGGCGAGCGTGAACCTGTCGGCGCAGGCGTACTGGACGCCTGACCCAGCCTTCGTGAAGTACATCAACTACGGGGCCGCCGTCAGCGAG GTGGAAATCGACGTGCTGACCGGAGCGACGACGATCCTGAGGAGCGACCTGGTGTACGACTGCGGGCAGAGCCTGAACCCGGCGGTGGACCTCGGCCAG GTGGAGGGCGCATTCGTGCAAGGGGTTGGGTTCTTCACGAACGAGGAGTACACGACGAACGCCGACGGGCTGGTGGTGAACGACGGCACGTGGACGTACAAGATCCCCACGGTGGACACCATCCCGAAACAGCTAAACGTGGAGCTCCTTACCAGCGCGCGCGACAAGAAGCGCGTGCTCTCCTCCAAGGCGTCCGGCGAGCCGCCGCTGCTGATGGCGGCGTCGGTGCACTGCGCGATGCGGGAGGCTATCAGGGCGGCCAGGAAGGACTTCTCGGCCAGCTCGCCGCTGACGTTCCAGATGGAcgtgccggccaccatggccgacgTCAAGGAGCTCTGTGGCCTCGACGTCGTCGAGAGGCACCTCCAGAGCCTCTCCTCTGCGGCGGCCGCCGGTCCCAACGCCGGAGTCAAGGCGTGA
- the LOC119306363 gene encoding zinc finger A20 and AN1 domain-containing stress-associated protein 7-like, producing MAHNASAATTAQKRKYTEEEETAGLCANGCGFFGAAATGNMCSKCYRDHVHAATADTAAAGSVFIDPAGSTAPPPAKKARMIVAVPSSDGAAASSTAVAVDPAVTPMKQPAVAANRCAACRKKVGLLGFRCRCEGTFCSVHRYSEKHDCGFDYKAAGQEQIAKHNPLVVADKMTGRI from the coding sequence ATGGCGCACAACGcatcggcggcgacgacggcgcagAAGCGCAAGTACACCGAGGAGGAGGAGACGGCCGGCTTGTGCGCCAACGGCTGCGGCTTCTTCGGCGCCGCCGCCACCGGCAACATGTGCTCCAAGTGCTACCGCGACCACGTTCACGCCGCCACCGCCGACACCGCGGCGGCGGGGAGCGTCTTCATCGACCCTGCTGGTTCGACCGCGCCGCCTCCGGCGAAGAAGGCCAGGATGATCGTCGCCGTCCCGTCCTCTGATGGtgcggccgcctcctccaccgctgTGGCGGTTGACCCCGCCGTGACGCCCATGAAGCAGCCGGCGGTGGCGGCGAACCGGTGCGCGGCGTGCCGCAAGAAGGTTGGGCTGCTGGGGTTCCGATGCCGCTGCGAGGGCACCTTCTGCAGCGTGCACCGCTACTCGGAGAAGCACGACTGTGGATTCGACTACAAGGCCGCCGGCCAGGAGCAGATCGCCAAGCACAACCCGCTCGTGGTTGCGGACAAGATGACCGGAAGGATTTGA
- the LOC119306897 gene encoding zinc finger A20 and AN1 domain-containing stress-associated protein 7-like: MAHHASAATAQKRKCPDGETAGMCAGGCGFFGAAATGNMCSKCYKDRVLAASTAPPEKKAKMTVSVASPDAAVEAEPSVASAKQPAVRASRCAACRKKVGLLGFLCRCEGTFCSVHRYSDKHDCGFDYKTAGQERIAKLNPVVVADKITRI; encoded by the coding sequence ATGGCGCACCacgcgtcggcggcgacggcgcagAAGCGGAAGTGCCCCGACGGGGAGACGGCCGGCATGTGCGCCGGCGGCTGCGGGTTCTTCGGCGCCGCCGCCACCGGCAACATGTGCTCCAAGTGCTACAAGGATCGCGTTCTCGCCGCCTCAACCGCCcctccggagaagaaggccaagatgaCCGTCTCCGTCGCGTCCCCTGATGCTGCAGTCGAAGCCGAACCCTCCGTGGCGTCCGCGAAGCAGCCGGCGGTGAGGGCGAGCCGGTGCGCGGCGTGCCGCAAGAAGGTGGGGCTGCTGGGATTCCTGTGCCGCTGCGAAGGCACCTTCTGCAGCGTGCACCGCTACTCGGACAAGCACGACTGTGGATTCGACTACAAGACCGCCGGCCAGGAGCGAATCGCCAAGCTCAACCCGGTCGTGGTCGCGGACAAGATCACCAGGATCTGA